In Alphaproteobacteria bacterium, one DNA window encodes the following:
- a CDS encoding methionine adenosyltransferase, giving the protein MSASQGDFLFTSESVAEGHPDKVCDRISDTIVDMFLRADPHARVAVETMATTNRVILAGEVRGPESITPKEMEHAAREAVREIGYAQKGFHWQWADVQIYIHAQSSDIAMGVDADGSADKDEGAGDQGIMFGYACNETPALMPAPIWYAHRILRAMAEARHSGATHQLGPDAKSQVTLKYVNGKPVGAHSVVVSTQHDEEVDQAQVREIVRPYILKVLPEGWMCEDNQLYVNPTGRFVIGGPDGDAGLTGRKIIVDTYGGAAPHGGGAFSGKDPTKVDRSAAYMARYLAKNVVAAGLADRCTIQIAYAIGVSHPLAVYLTTHGTNKVDEAKLLKRLQEMVNLSPRKIREYLGLNKPIYARTSAYGHFGRDPEPDGGFSWEKTDLAEALKKEFGA; this is encoded by the coding sequence ATGAGCGCATCGCAAGGCGATTTCTTGTTCACCAGTGAATCAGTTGCCGAAGGTCATCCCGATAAAGTGTGTGACCGCATTTCGGATACCATCGTGGACATGTTCTTGCGCGCCGATCCCCATGCGCGCGTGGCGGTCGAGACCATGGCGACCACCAACCGCGTCATATTGGCCGGTGAGGTGCGCGGTCCGGAAAGCATCACGCCCAAGGAAATGGAGCATGCCGCGCGCGAGGCCGTGCGCGAGATCGGTTACGCGCAAAAGGGCTTCCATTGGCAATGGGCCGATGTGCAAATCTATATTCACGCGCAGTCCAGCGATATCGCCATGGGCGTGGATGCTGATGGTTCTGCCGACAAGGACGAGGGCGCGGGCGATCAGGGAATCATGTTTGGCTATGCCTGCAACGAGACTCCGGCGCTGATGCCCGCCCCCATTTGGTACGCGCATCGCATCTTGCGCGCCATGGCCGAAGCGCGACATTCGGGCGCGACGCATCAGTTGGGGCCGGACGCCAAAAGCCAAGTCACGCTGAAATATGTGAACGGCAAGCCAGTGGGCGCGCATTCGGTGGTCGTCTCGACCCAGCATGACGAAGAGGTCGACCAAGCCCAGGTGCGCGAGATCGTGCGGCCCTATATCCTCAAGGTCCTGCCCGAAGGCTGGATGTGCGAGGACAATCAGCTTTACGTCAATCCCACCGGACGCTTTGTGATCGGCGGTCCTGACGGCGATGCGGGCTTGACCGGGCGCAAGATCATCGTGGACACCTATGGCGGCGCGGCCCCGCATGGCGGCGGCGCGTTCTCGGGCAAGGACCCCACAAAGGTGGACCGCTCGGCGGCTTATATGGCGCGTTATTTGGCTAAGAACGTCGTGGCGGCGGGGTTGGCCGATCGCTGCACCATTCAGATAGCCTATGCCATCGGCGTATCGCATCCTCTGGCCGTGTACTTGACCACCCATGGCACCAATAAGGTGGACGAGGCCAAGCTGCTTAAGCGTCTGCAAGAGATGGTCAATCTCAGCCCGCGCAAGATCCGCGAATATCTGGGCCTGAACAAGCCCATTTACGCGCGGACATCAGCCTATGGCCATTTTGGCCGCGATCCGGAACCCGATGGCGGATTCTCGTGGGAAAAGACGGATTTGGCCGAGGCGCTGAAAAAAGAATTCGGCGCGTAA
- a CDS encoding M48 family metalloprotease, which yields MKMTILRRRFAHACRLGLCAVLALAMLMPPARAASGPGIQILRDAEIEDTLRVFAAPLLQAAGLNPQTARFVLVRDSAINAYVAGGPNVFIHTGLLQAATGPEQLVGVLAHEIGHISGGHLLRSGDAIRNASIETILGLVLGVAAGVATGNGNATGAVMSGAANIAQRSFLSFSRTQESSADAAALRFLDSAGWSARGLLTFFEKLQSQELLPTDRQIAFVRTHPLSLDRIEAVRAHIASSPSSINALPPDFAQRFERMKGKLLGYMQPEAALLRYGAADPRIEARYARVQALHMRNRFDEAMTGIQDLLKAEPDNPYFHEMKAQMLLENGKPRLAVEDYRRAVALADNSPLLRSALAHALLESQDPALLDEAVAQLQAALRQEPQTPSLWRLMATAWGRKSDQPAATYALAEEALARGDAKQARRMAEAAIKQLPTGSPLRLKAQDLRESAKELEKDAPERPDER from the coding sequence ATGAAGATGACGATCCTTCGACGCCGCTTTGCCCATGCCTGCCGCCTGGGGCTGTGCGCCGTGTTGGCCTTGGCCATGCTTATGCCGCCAGCAAGGGCCGCATCCGGTCCCGGCATCCAAATCCTGCGCGATGCCGAGATCGAAGACACGCTGCGCGTCTTTGCCGCGCCTTTGCTGCAAGCTGCCGGATTAAACCCGCAGACCGCGCGCTTTGTGCTGGTGCGCGATTCCGCCATCAACGCCTATGTGGCGGGCGGGCCGAATGTCTTTATCCATACCGGATTGCTCCAAGCGGCCACCGGCCCCGAGCAATTGGTGGGCGTGTTGGCGCATGAGATCGGACATATATCGGGCGGGCATTTGCTGCGCTCGGGCGACGCCATCCGCAACGCCTCGATCGAGACGATCTTGGGCCTTGTGCTGGGTGTGGCGGCGGGCGTGGCCACCGGCAACGGCAACGCCACCGGCGCGGTGATGAGCGGCGCGGCCAATATCGCCCAGCGCAGTTTCCTTAGCTTCAGCCGCACGCAAGAATCCTCCGCCGATGCCGCCGCCTTGCGTTTCCTGGACAGCGCCGGATGGTCGGCGCGCGGCCTATTGACCTTTTTCGAAAAGCTGCAAAGCCAGGAATTGCTGCCCACAGATCGCCAAATCGCCTTTGTGCGCACCCATCCCCTAAGCCTGGACCGCATCGAGGCGGTGCGCGCGCATATCGCGTCTTCGCCCAGCAGCATCAACGCGCTGCCCCCCGACTTCGCCCAGCGTTTCGAGCGCATGAAAGGAAAATTGCTGGGCTATATGCAGCCCGAGGCCGCTTTGCTGCGCTATGGCGCGGCCGATCCGCGCATCGAGGCGCGTTACGCGCGGGTTCAGGCCCTGCATATGCGCAACCGTTTCGATGAGGCGATGACAGGAATCCAGGATTTGCTGAAGGCCGAACCCGACAATCCCTATTTCCACGAGATGAAGGCCCAAATGCTGTTGGAAAACGGCAAACCGCGCCTGGCGGTCGAAGATTACCGCCGCGCCGTGGCCTTGGCGGACAACTCGCCCCTGCTGCGAAGCGCCCTGGCCCATGCCCTGTTGGAAAGCCAAGACCCGGCCCTGTTGGATGAGGCCGTCGCCCAGCTTCAGGCCGCCTTGCGCCAAGAACCGCAAACACCTTCCCTGTGGCGTCTGATGGCCACCGCCTGGGGACGCAAGAGCGACCAACCCGCCGCCACCTACGCCCTGGCCGAAGAAGCCCTGGCCCGGGGCGATGCCAAGCAAGCCCGCCGCATGGCCGAAGCCGCCATCAAGCAACTTCCCACCGGCTCGCCCCTGCGCCTAAAAGCCCAAGACCTGCGCGAATCCGCCAAAGAGTTAGAAAAAGACGCGCCCGAACGTCCCGATGAGAGGTGA
- a CDS encoding YbgC/FadM family acyl-CoA thioesterase, whose product MPPTGFWRDERHIFPVRVYYEDTDTAGVVYYANYLRLIERARMECLRLLAPEVLAQMDAAGLVLAVRRCVIDYLSPARLHDALHVVTCVQEVGGASFSLHQMVRREETDLADAKIRLVCMKLASGAPARLPNSLRQALQMRAEQL is encoded by the coding sequence ATGCCCCCCACCGGATTCTGGCGCGATGAGCGGCATATATTCCCCGTGCGCGTCTATTACGAGGACACCGACACGGCGGGTGTCGTCTATTACGCCAATTATCTGCGCCTGATTGAACGCGCACGCATGGAATGTTTGCGCCTGCTGGCCCCTGAGGTCTTGGCGCAGATGGATGCGGCGGGCTTGGTGCTGGCGGTGCGCCGATGTGTGATCGACTATCTATCCCCTGCCCGCTTGCACGACGCTTTGCATGTCGTCACTTGCGTTCAAGAGGTCGGCGGGGCCAGTTTTTCCCTACATCAGATGGTCCGGCGCGAGGAAACCGACCTGGCGGACGCCAAGATACGCCTGGTCTGCATGAAACTGGCCAGCGGCGCGCCCGCGCGTCTGCCTAATTCGTTGCGCCAGGCATTGCAAATGCGGGCCGAACAACTCTAA
- a CDS encoding CvpA family protein, with amino-acid sequence MMAVDIIVLSVVLLSALLALARGLLREVFSLAAWIGAGVVAYALFKDVSPLVRAHISSPSIADGVTALGLFAISLLALLIVGHLIAGLILRGKAIGMIDRTLGLVFGAARGALIMTLVYLGSTWIWPPAPEDSTPRSHGTLTAVRQPPTTEPMGNTPHTVEMSVGSKQPIWLSKAQTRPFLADGAALLVEWMPTLAPPKQEVKPANAPAPPFNLQLPMGMKLVPAPTEPQKQGAPDQPGQSQPSP; translated from the coding sequence ATGATGGCCGTCGATATCATTGTCTTGAGCGTGGTTCTGTTGTCGGCTTTGCTGGCATTGGCGCGCGGCTTGTTACGCGAAGTGTTTTCCCTGGCCGCCTGGATCGGCGCGGGCGTGGTGGCTTACGCACTATTCAAAGATGTCTCGCCGCTGGTGCGCGCGCATATCTCCTCCCCCAGCATTGCCGATGGGGTGACCGCACTGGGCCTATTCGCCATCAGTCTTTTGGCATTGTTGATCGTAGGGCATTTGATCGCCGGGCTGATCTTGCGCGGCAAGGCCATCGGCATGATCGACCGGACGTTGGGCCTGGTATTCGGCGCGGCGCGCGGCGCGTTGATCATGACTTTGGTTTATCTGGGAAGCACATGGATATGGCCCCCCGCCCCCGAAGATTCTACGCCGCGTTCACATGGGACGCTCACAGCGGTCCGCCAGCCGCCCACGACCGAGCCCATGGGCAACACGCCTCATACTGTTGAAATGTCCGTGGGGAGCAAACAGCCGATATGGCTGTCCAAGGCCCAAACACGGCCATTCCTGGCCGATGGCGCTGCGCTTCTCGTGGAATGGATGCCCACCCTGGCTCCGCCTAAACAGGAGGTCAAACCCGCGAACGCGCCTGCGCCCCCCTTCAATCTGCAATTGCCCATGGGCATGAAACTGGTTCCGGCACCCACAGAACCGCAGAAGCAAGGGGCACCTGATCAGCCGGGGCAAAGTCAGCCAAGCCCTTAG